The following coding sequences are from one Humulus lupulus chromosome X, drHumLupu1.1, whole genome shotgun sequence window:
- the LOC133807430 gene encoding PHD finger protein ALFIN-LIKE 4-like, whose protein sequence is MDGVEPYNPRTVEEVFKDFKGRRAGMIKALTIDVEEFYQQCDPEKENLCLYGFPSEQWEVNLPAEEVPPELPEPALGINFARDGMQEKDWLSLVAVHSDAWLLSVAFYFGARFGFDKADRKRLFNMINELPTIFEVVTGGGPGPRKQVREKSSNSNHGSNKSNKSNTKRSSESSAKAMMLPKDEEEEGLEEDNEDEHGETLCAACGENYATDEFWILCDICEKWFHGKCVKITPARAEHIKQYKCPSCSNKRARP, encoded by the exons ATGGACGGGGTCGAACCTTACAACCCGCGCACCGTTGAGGAGGTTTTCAAGGATTTCAAAGGTCGAAGAGCTGGAATGATTAAGGCTCTCACAATCG ATGTTGAAGAGTTCTATCAACAGTGTGATCCTG AGAAGGAGAATCTTTGTCTTTATGGATTCCCGAGCGAGCAGTGGGAAGTCAACTTACCCGCTGAAGAGGTTCCTCCAGAGCTTCCAGAACCAGCACTGGGTATCAACTTTGCCAGAGATGGAATGCAAGAGAAAGATTGGCTATCTTTGGTTGCTGTCCATAGTGATGCATGGTTACTTTCTGTTGCCTTTTACTTTGGTGCTCGATTTGGATTTGATAAGGCTGATAG GAAACGTCTTTTCAATATGATAAATGAACTTCCAACTATTTTTGAGGTTGTAACGGGAGGGGGGCCGGGGCCTAGGAAACAAGTCAGGGAGAAATCATCAAATTCAAATCATGGCAGCAACAAATCTAATAAGTCAAACACTAAG CGAAGCTCTGAATCGTCCGCAAAGGCAATGATGCTGCCTAAGGATGAGGAAGAAGAGGGTTTGGAAGAGGACAACGAGGACGAGCATGGAGAGACACTCTGCGCTGCTTGCGGGGAGAACTACGCAACAGATGAATTTTGGATTCTATGTGATATCTGCGAGAAGTGGTTCCATGGCAAGTGTGTGAAGATCACCCCGGCAAGAGCTGAACATATCAAACAGTACAAATGCCCATCTTGCAGCAACAAGAGAGCCCGGCCTTGA